The DNA segment ATGATGCCCGAAACAAAGTTATATCACAGATGATTAACTGATACGAAAAGCCACAATCTTTGCGAAAACAGCTTTGTATATAAATGTTTTTTACATTCTTATTTGATAAAAACTGTCCAAGAATTAAAATAAGATATATTCAAACAATTTATCATCTTTTTTCTGTTAAGTTTGTCCATTATAAAATCAAGCAACTAATTCAAGCCAAACTCTGTTGATTCATACAATGATATAATCATCAAAAGCTATTCAGCAACCTCAGGGTCAAATATTTTAACTAAATATCAAAAAATCATGTAAACTGGATGAATGGCAATAAAAAATCACGGAAAGATATACTTAATTTCCGTGATTTCATAACTTATTCAATTGAAACTATTATTACTACTATCTTCTTGAGTACACTAAAAGAGGTAAGCCTTCTTCAATTGTATACTTATCAAGATGTAGCTTTACCGTAGGTCTATCACTAAAGAATAGAGGTCTACCTCCACCTAAGATAATAGGTACCATTCCTACATGAAATTCATCCACAACATCTTCTTTCATAAAATTATCCGTTAACCCACTGCCTCCAAATAGCCAGATATCTTTTCCATCTTCTTTTTGCAATGCTTGTACATAGCCGACAATGTCATTGTTAACAAATTCAACATTGTCATAGTTCTCCATTTCCCTAGATGTTGCCACGATAATTTTTTTATCTGGATAATCTTCAATTCCGATATCTTCATAAGATTTGCTGCCCATGACTACAATATCAATACTTTCAATAAATTTTGGAAAATTATGTGTTTCTGCGGTATTTAGTGATTTATCTCCATCTCCTTCGATCCATTCATAACCACCTTTTTCATCCACGATATAGCCATCTAAGCTCATCGCTAAATTAAGAATTATTTTTCTCATCATGTTTCCTCCATTCAAAATTAATTTATAATGATTCTTAACTATATAATTATCTTAAACCACACAGTAACTTTATGATCAAGCGTTTTTTCTAAATTTCTAAAAATGCTCCTGTATATATAGAATTAAAGGTTTTTAAGAACATTTGTTCAATCTCTGTAGGTAACAAACAATACTTACTGGGAGGAGGAGTGAAGGTGAAATACAACCAAATAAAAAACAGAAACGAAAAGATTCAAGAAATAAAAGCTGAGATGCATGGTTTGAGAGATCTACGAATGTTCAAACGCTATCAAGACATATTAATGCACTTGAAGGGGCGCAGTTATGTCGAAATCGCGGAGTTTTCAGGGTGTACGCTCCAGACTGAATACAATTATGTTCGTACTTATAAAACGAAAGGGTATGAGCCCGGAGCAATACCGAACTTATCCCCTCTCGTTTTGCTAATGATAGTGTGTAACTTAGTGAATTCAGATCAAATTTGTTGCAAATAATTGGTTACACGGGTCAAAAGATAACCACGTATTATAACCTCGGATCAATCCCTTTCTCCTGCTTCACTTCAAACAATATATTGCTAACAATTTGTTGGTAGGCTTCTGCTTTTTGCTTCATGTCCTTCGAAGAATACGACAGCATTTCTTGACCTAACTCATATTCTTTGATCGACGCTCTTAGCTTGGTTTTTGTGTTTTTTTGCTTGATCAGCTTGGCGTACTTGGCTGGAAATCGATAATCATAGCCGTACACAATACTTAAATATTCTTCATTCCGAACTTTCATGTACGGAGCAACGCCGGATTTTAGAACTTCGGGTTTTAGGACGACTCCCTCCATCCGCTTCTCTGTGGTTACTTGCTGAAAATAGTCCTCCGCTCTTTCTATATAGTCTGATTCAGAAAAATCAATCACGACATATTCATCCGTTGAGACGAACGAAAAAAGTTCAGAAGTCGACTGAGACGGAATTTCTTCTTCGCCATTTTCGTAAATGATTTTCAGTAACGTAAACGGCTTATATTTCAGTGCTTCCTCTTGTCCATACCGTTCAATTTGTTCATGAAATACCTCATGTGCACGCAAATGCTCTTCAAGAGGCACAACCTTCTTCCCCGCGACAGTAACTTGTTTAAATACTTGATACGTCGCATTTCCGTATTTTTCGATCAGCTGTTTCTTGCTCATTTGCTGTTGATCTTTTTTATACGTTGTCGCTTCATAGCGATCTTTCAAGTACTGTAACTGTTGAGAGAATCCATGCTTCTGTAAATACGCAAGTTCCTTCTCTAAAGCGACATCAATGCTTCTAAACTGGCGCTGAATTAACCCAGATCCGAGCGCACTCCAAGGTAACAACTCGCCGTCCAGAATCAATCGTTTTATTTTATTTTCTTTCATAAATGGAGAAAACTTTTTCAATAACTCTTCAAAAACTGATGTAAGTTCAAGGTCTTTGATTTTATACCCATTTCGGCTAATGGCGTAACACCCTGCAAGCTCCTGAGATAAATACAGATTGCAACGAGACCCCATATATTTTGGTTGCAGAACGACCTTGTGTACACCTTGTTTTTTAAAATACCTTAGCCCTTGACGCAAGGATTCTAATTCATTATGCTCCACATCTTTATCTGCTGGAGCCATTGTTCCAGAAATAAAATTCACTTTATGCTGCAGTGTATAGGCTAAGCGCTTCCGATCACTCTCATCCAACTCGCCCATATTTACTTCTGCTTTTTTACGTTTTATCAAACTCGGTAACGCTTCTTCTGTAAATCTTCCGTTTCCCAACGACTTCTGTGATTTAAAATAAGGTCTGCCTGCATTCAGCGTAACCGAAGAAAGCTGATTGCCATGTACACACCCTGTATCAATTGCCATTTTATTTTTCGTCTTCCATACCTCTTTCAAGGCCACATGCCCGAACAGATGGTAAGGATGATTACCAATGGCTTCTTTCTCAACAAACTGCAGTTGCTCCTGAACAGGTTTCGTGCGGTCCAGTGCAAATTTCCGCTGCTTTTTCCGAGATGTTCCATCGAGCTTGCCGATGTATTTCGTTGAACACGGCGCATGCGTAAGGTAGAATGATGACGTATTTCCTCCGACAAATCGGTAAAAATCCTTTGACAAAGAGACAAGTTCCTGAAATTTATCATTCAACTCAGCATCTGCGATTAACACAGGAATCGAATCGAAAAAATTTCGTAGTAAGTCTGAATCAACTTGTTTTTTGTCAATGTTTCCAAGCAAATAGTTCGACACGAAATTTTCATGATTTCCTTTTACAAAATAAAACCACTTTTGATTTGTATACAAGAATTCAATAATCCCACTAGTATTCGCGCCTTTGTCAATCCAATCACCAATGAGCACGACTCGTTGATTTTTGGTAATTTCAGTAGCTTCCATTATATTTCCTTCGATTGAAAAACCATGCTTTCGAAGCAATTCTTTCAGCTCATCTACCTTCTCATGAACATCCCCAATGACAATATATTGATACTTTTTTGGCAGGAAATGTTCTTTGTATATCGCCTGATCCGCAATCTCTACGATATAATTCGGATTCGGACTTTGGCGGTCTACATCATAAAAATCCTTTTCGCGAACTTTATGAATTCGTTTATACGTTGACCGGGACAGTTGCTTTAATACTTCTCGTTTTAACCGCGTCAAATGATTGGTAATGATTCTTTTAGAACAATCAGAAGAATAATAGTCCTCTCGTTGCTTGTAATCGAAGACGATTGCTTCGACGTTATAACGATGCTCCTTGGAAATCTGCAGTACTTTTTCACGAAAATCCTCGGATAAACCAATCGTATCAAGTACTACAAAATCTGCATTGATTGGAAAAGAAGTGACGGCTTTCAATTGTTCAAACAAGATGTGAAATGCCTGTCCACTGCTTTCGAGCATAATAGAATCATGTTTATGATAGTCATACCCTAAGAGGTTTTGCCGTATATCATCAGAAGAAATATACTGTACATTGGAACGATACCCTGTTTCTGCATCGAAGTCTTGGAGCTGTGGAAGAAGAATTTGTTTGGCAAACGTCGTTTTTCCTGATTCGGTTGGACCCACTAACAGAAAAATGGTATGAATATTCGTTGTAAGCTTCATGTTTTTTCACCTCGTGCTTTCACTAAAACTCCTTGTGTAGTTGAAATTCCGTTCACTTTATCTCCAATCGCTAAAAACTCCAGATCCACGCCATAGTTTTGTAATATGGTGTTCATCCACGCTTGAAATTCCTCCGACCCCATTTCCCAATCATGATCATGGTGACGGTAGTCGTCTAACACATAAAATTGGTTGAAATCGTGATTGGGAGTCGTAATTATTAATGAATCAAACTGAATTGATTTCAGAATCGATTGGATTAATGATGCGGCTTTTTCTTTGGGCATATGCTCTATCACTTCTGACACAATCACATCCACCACTTCGCCGTTATACACTTCGAGAAACGATGCTAATGAAGCGTAGGGGTAAACATTTTCGCAATCATTTTTATCAAGCTTGACTTGCAGGGTCCCCAATACCTCTTTATCTATATCAATAGCATAATAGTCGTTGTCTCCAATTTTTCGGGAAAATGGAACGGCATAATAGCCTTCACCACAGCCAATATCAATGATGGATTTCGAAAACGGCAATAAGCCTTCTACAAAAGATCGGCGCTGATAGGCCGTGTTTCCGAAAGCAAACTGAATCTCGTACCGATCCGATTGCTCCAGCTCGCCGTGATACTGTTGAAATAGCTTCTTACTGAATAAGGCCTTTTGAACAAAAAGATAGCGAATAAAATAGGGTGCATCTAGTGCCTTCATCTGTGATAGATACTTTTCAATTAACTTCCCAGATACATCCACATACTCCTTGCCAGTTAGAGCTAAAAACAACAACAGCAAATTGGCAACATTCAGTAGATCATATAAACCCTTTTCAGTTACTATTTTCAAAGCATAATTTTTATGAACCTCATGATGAATATCAAATACATATCCGGCAAAATAGTTGCTAAATAATTCGATATAATGCGCATGTTCGATATGTATAAACGGAATATAAAGCTCATGCGTGTACCCATTTACATCCTGCTCTTGCCGTTCCTTCTGCGCAGATGAAAGAAATTCACTCAGTGCATTCATTGGAAACAGTGCCGTATTATAGCGAGAAACATTTAAATATTCAAATGTTTCTTCTATATTCTCTTGATACGAAATCTCATTATCGGCATCCTTGAAATAAATATTGTAGGTCTGTTCATCTGAATACCAACCATGAGCCAACCCTTTACGGATTGGTTTTATAATCATTCCACTGTCTGGATTCTTTTTGATAAGATACGAAAAATGCGGATTCGTAGACTTCACTTGTAATATTGCCAATGGTTATCACCCCTATCGGAAATTGCACCTAGGGCAACCATAGGGACAGTCCCTCTGGTTCGCTACCAAGGGGACTGTCCCTATGGTTACACCTATGGTTACTTTTTATACACGCCAAATTTAATCAGATCAATATAATCATCTATTTCAGCGATCATTAATTTTTGAAGATTCTCAAAGCTGGCTTCATTTGTTTTGAATAATGCAGTGTATTTAGTCGACACTTGCTGAAGAGCCAGAGTCGATAATTGAATAACTTTATCTGGGTCAACGAATTCCCTAAGAAGAGATTTATCGAGCATTTTACTTAAAAAATCTTCACTATAATCGTCTACATTTTGTTGAAGCAATTTTTTCATATCTTCTTCCATTCCAGCAGGTGGCTGCAAAAGGGCGATTGAAGCTAATTTCATCTCCTGTTCATATTGTAAACTAACCCGTTGTTTGATCAACACGACTTCCTTCATTCGCTCAAAAAAATCCTCTGATTGAACTTGTTTAACAGCTTCCATGATCTGATCGCCAATGAATGTTCGCAGGTAATTTACTACATACAAATAGAGATTCTTTTTATTTTTAAAATAATGAAAGAGGATTCCTTTGGAGATTCCAGCACGATTTGTAATTCTGTCTGTCGATGTTTTTTCGAAACCATTTTTAGCGAATTCTTCAATACAAACAGAAAGAATATGTTCCTTCTTATCTTGAGCTAGTTTTTCAAAAGCAGAATACAATGTGTACACCTCAGTAAAATTATTTCATTCTTTTAGGCTGTTTTCGCAAAGATTGTTGCTTTTCGAACCAGTCTATAAACTGTGATATAGCTTTGTTTCGGGCATCATTTCGTATATATTTGATGGAAATCAACGTGAAATGGGAGATTTAATCAAAAATCAGGTGAAATAGCCACAATGTATACGAAATGAGCCTTCTATTAAACAGCAATATCCTTCCGTTGATAAATAAAGTAAGCTAAACAAAGACTGATGACACTTAAGAGGATCATGATAACTACGAACAATGGGTTAATCGCATTTTGTGTAATAATTTCCCCAGCATCTACGTATTTAAACAAACTTGCAAACTTCAATGGTTCTAGGTCTTCTGAAATACCCGTCATAATACTGAAAAAGTAGGACATAAACACTAATCCGAGCGAGATGGAAGTGATGGTTCGCGTTTTCTTCATTAATACCGATAAGAGGAATCCAACACTAGCAAATGATACATGCAGCAGGATCGTGCCAATTACTAGTAAAAAGAAACTCTTATATGGCACCTTGTCATCCGAAAATCCAAACCCAATCAAGCTCGTTATCGTAGAAATAGTATTAAAAATCAAGATGTTAGCCAGGATAACCAATAGCTTCTCTGTTAATATTCTCGACCTCATCACAGGCTTTGATAATAAAAATTCAATCGTTTTTTCATTTTCCTCCTTCGCAATCATCGAAGAAGCTAACATAACTACATAAATACTACCAAGAAGTGTAGTATACAAATGAATTTGTAATCCGTAATAGCCAATAAGGGATCCCATATTTAGTCGATCCATTCCAAGTGCTTTTTGAAATGATTCAGGGTAGGCACTTAACAACTCAGTCATGGATTCTTGGTTTTGTGAAAATTGAGGATAGATGCTCAGTATCATCAGAATGATTCCACTTAAAATGACACTCCATATGATTAAGGCTTTTGAATTTTTTAGCATTTCTCGTTTAAAGATCATGAAATTTCCTCCCTTCACTCGTAATAGTGGATGAACACTTCTTCTAGACTGGGTTCTTCGATGAGGATGTCCTTGACTTCAATCGAGCTCAAATAGTTGAATAAAACAGTTAAGTCACCGTTATAGGTTAAAATGATCTCATCTTTCATTTGTTCTTTTTGAATGACGCCTTCTAGAGGAAATTCAGGATTTCCTTCCACATGCACGGTAATATTTTTCAAACTGGATTTCATTAGTGTTTCGATATTCTCAACCTTTACAAGCTTCCCTTCCTTAATAATCCCGACCCGGTCACATACCTTTTGGACTTCACTCAGAATGTGAGACGAGAAGAAAATCGAAGTTCCTTTCTCTCGTTCAGCTTGTAGTAGTTCGAAAAACAGCTTTTGAATTAAGGGATCTAGTCCACCAGTCGGCTCGTCTAATATGAGCAGCTTCGGTTCATGCAAAAGCGCTTGAATAATGCCAACTTTTTTACGATTTCCAAATGATAAATCCTCAATTTTTCGATTCAGTTCCAGTTGAAGGATATTCGCTAGCTCATCAATGCGCTTTTCATTTTCATATTCATAAAATTTCGCTGAATACTTCAGTAAGTCCATTGCCTTCATATCATCATAGTAATGAACCTCTGAGGGGAGATAGCCAACTAACTTTTTTATTGCTCTTGTATCAGTGACAATGTCTAGATCGAAAATTTTGCCACTGCCACTTGTCGGATGAATGAAATTAAGCAATGTTCGAATCGTCGTGCTTTTCCCTGCTCCGTTGGGGCCGATAAATCCAAATATTTCACCTTTGTCCACATGAAACGAAACATCCTCGATTCCCTTACTTTTTTTATAGTACTTCGTTAATGATTGGACCTCAATCGCTTTCATACGCGTACTACCTCCTTCAATCACATTCATTGACTGGTGAGTCAACACCAGTATACGCCCTCATTGACTCGCTAGTCAATAGTGTGCTAGAAAATTATTATGTACTGAAAAAAATGCTTCCATCTCCCCTTCTTACAACGCCTTGGCATCCAACAAAAAGAAGTCGTTTGTCAAAAGTGAACATCATTTCTATTCCACTAAAAAAACCCATTCGAAGAGAAAAAATACACTAGCGAGTGGGTTTTTAATTATATTTAAGCTGTAAATGTATTGCCTAGATTGTTATTCTTCAAGACATATTGATTTTTTCCTCCGAACTTATTCCTTAATCATGAATTCAAACTTCCTCCGTGTTGGTCAATGAACTCTTTCAACAAGGAAACCAGAGGGACTGTCCCTCTGGTTCCCGAAGTTCACTCTCTGACGGTTGGTTTTATTAATGAACACGGAGGATATTGAATGGTTGGAGCATAGAAAGAAAGTTTCCTCATAAAGTAACAGGCCTCTGGAAAATGATGCTCCAGGAATCTTAAGGACGACTGATTAATCAGTTCATCATCATTATAGAGATGTAACACTTCGGCCACCAGTTGATTAAATTGAACTACCGCCACAGATACCTCATAAGCAAATCTCATTTGAATAGGGAATCCAGGTTGAGTAAAATGTAAATATCCTTCGATTGAACTATTCTTCACGATAAATTGGGAAAACTGTCCTTTTAACGCAATCGCTCTTTCGATTAAATCAAATTCTACCCCGTCAAGCAGTCGGATTAGCAAAGCCGCATGCCCTAGCTGATCTTCTAGCCACAAACTTAATAAATCTACAAGAGATAATGGAGAATAAGCTTTTCCCTGCACATAGCTAGTCAATATCCGTAAATATTCATTATTCTCTGCTAATGTTCCATTTAAGTAAGAAGGAGATAAATTCAAATTCACCTTATTGTATAACCGAAGATTTAATAAATTCCCTTCAAACAAATAATAATTATACGAAACCTGATTGGCCCGTTTTGACAATTCTACCATTGCTGGTGAGTCGAGTTCGGCATCTCTAGCAACTCCCTTTAACTCTCCCTCTACTTGATCAAACCAATTAATATACTGTTGAGCCTGATTCACCCACTTCACTTCTTCAGGAGACAAATAATCCCTGATAAAGTAGGCATGATCTTTTAATATCGCCAACCAAAACTGGTGTTCCTCCCAAGCCGTAATCGGTACATATGCCACTGTATTCGCCCTCCTTCTTCGCTCTTTTTTAACTTTATTACTTTAAATGCAGCTTCATACCAAGAATAAAAAAACCTTTATAGTAAAGAATATTTTTAAACTCTTTAAAAGAGGTCTTACAATGGGCTTATTACAAAAATTCAAAAATACGATTCTAAAGAACAGCCAAGAGGCGGAGAATGAACAGCTACGCTCAACTGAACCGAGAAAAGAAGAAAATCCATTGGATTTCAACCATATTGTTCATCAATTTATTGATTGCATGGACTTTAAGCACCGGATTTTCAAGCAAGTAAATGCCGAAATCATCTATATTGATCATTTAGTTGACAGTGTAGCACTAAAAGAAGAACTAGTGGATTGGTTGAATAAAGGGAATAAGGAAGCTCTTCAACAACATCTTGAATCCTCACAGTTTATAAAAAGAGAGACAA comes from the Bacillus sp. 2205SS5-2 genome and includes:
- a CDS encoding dihydrofolate reductase family protein, producing the protein MRKIILNLAMSLDGYIVDEKGGYEWIEGDGDKSLNTAETHNFPKFIESIDIVVMGSKSYEDIGIEDYPDKKIIVATSREMENYDNVEFVNNDIVGYVQALQKEDGKDIWLFGGSGLTDNFMKEDVVDEFHVGMVPIILGGGRPLFFSDRPTVKLHLDKYTIEEGLPLLVYSRR
- a CDS encoding helix-turn-helix domain-containing protein, whose amino-acid sequence is MKYNQIKNRNEKIQEIKAEMHGLRDLRMFKRYQDILMHLKGRSYVEIAEFSGCTLQTEYNYVRTYKTKGYEPGAIPNLSPLVLLMIVCNLVNSDQICCK
- a CDS encoding metallophosphoesterase, with the protein product MKLTTNIHTIFLLVGPTESGKTTFAKQILLPQLQDFDAETGYRSNVQYISSDDIRQNLLGYDYHKHDSIMLESSGQAFHILFEQLKAVTSFPINADFVVLDTIGLSEDFREKVLQISKEHRYNVEAIVFDYKQREDYYSSDCSKRIITNHLTRLKREVLKQLSRSTYKRIHKVREKDFYDVDRQSPNPNYIVEIADQAIYKEHFLPKKYQYIVIGDVHEKVDELKELLRKHGFSIEGNIMEATEITKNQRVVLIGDWIDKGANTSGIIEFLYTNQKWFYFVKGNHENFVSNYLLGNIDKKQVDSDLLRNFFDSIPVLIADAELNDKFQELVSLSKDFYRFVGGNTSSFYLTHAPCSTKYIGKLDGTSRKKQRKFALDRTKPVQEQLQFVEKEAIGNHPYHLFGHVALKEVWKTKNKMAIDTGCVHGNQLSSVTLNAGRPYFKSQKSLGNGRFTEEALPSLIKRKKAEVNMGELDESDRKRLAYTLQHKVNFISGTMAPADKDVEHNELESLRQGLRYFKKQGVHKVVLQPKYMGSRCNLYLSQELAGCYAISRNGYKIKDLELTSVFEELLKKFSPFMKENKIKRLILDGELLPWSALGSGLIQRQFRSIDVALEKELAYLQKHGFSQQLQYLKDRYEATTYKKDQQQMSKKQLIEKYGNATYQVFKQVTVAGKKVVPLEEHLRAHEVFHEQIERYGQEEALKYKPFTLLKIIYENGEEEIPSQSTSELFSFVSTDEYVVIDFSESDYIERAEDYFQQVTTEKRMEGVVLKPEVLKSGVAPYMKVRNEEYLSIVYGYDYRFPAKYAKLIKQKNTKTKLRASIKEYELGQEMLSYSSKDMKQKAEAYQQIVSNILFEVKQEKGIDPRL
- a CDS encoding methyltransferase domain-containing protein — encoded protein: MAILQVKSTNPHFSYLIKKNPDSGMIIKPIRKGLAHGWYSDEQTYNIYFKDADNEISYQENIEETFEYLNVSRYNTALFPMNALSEFLSSAQKERQEQDVNGYTHELYIPFIHIEHAHYIELFSNYFAGYVFDIHHEVHKNYALKIVTEKGLYDLLNVANLLLLFLALTGKEYVDVSGKLIEKYLSQMKALDAPYFIRYLFVQKALFSKKLFQQYHGELEQSDRYEIQFAFGNTAYQRRSFVEGLLPFSKSIIDIGCGEGYYAVPFSRKIGDNDYYAIDIDKEVLGTLQVKLDKNDCENVYPYASLASFLEVYNGEVVDVIVSEVIEHMPKEKAASLIQSILKSIQFDSLIITTPNHDFNQFYVLDDYRHHDHDWEMGSEEFQAWMNTILQNYGVDLEFLAIGDKVNGISTTQGVLVKARGEKT
- a CDS encoding ABC transporter permease subunit; the protein is MIFKREMLKNSKALIIWSVILSGIILMILSIYPQFSQNQESMTELLSAYPESFQKALGMDRLNMGSLIGYYGLQIHLYTTLLGSIYVVMLASSMIAKEENEKTIEFLLSKPVMRSRILTEKLLVILANILIFNTISTITSLIGFGFSDDKVPYKSFFLLVIGTILLHVSFASVGFLLSVLMKKTRTITSISLGLVFMSYFFSIMTGISEDLEPLKFASLFKYVDAGEIITQNAINPLFVVIMILLSVISLCLAYFIYQRKDIAV
- a CDS encoding TetR/AcrR family transcriptional regulator translates to MYSAFEKLAQDKKEHILSVCIEEFAKNGFEKTSTDRITNRAGISKGILFHYFKNKKNLYLYVVNYLRTFIGDQIMEAVKQVQSEDFFERMKEVVLIKQRVSLQYEQEMKLASIALLQPPAGMEEDMKKLLQQNVDDYSEDFLSKMLDKSLLREFVDPDKVIQLSTLALQQVSTKYTALFKTNEASFENLQKLMIAEIDDYIDLIKFGVYKK
- a CDS encoding DUF2935 domain-containing protein; the protein is MAYVPITAWEEHQFWLAILKDHAYFIRDYLSPEEVKWVNQAQQYINWFDQVEGELKGVARDAELDSPAMVELSKRANQVSYNYYLFEGNLLNLRLYNKVNLNLSPSYLNGTLAENNEYLRILTSYVQGKAYSPLSLVDLLSLWLEDQLGHAALLIRLLDGVEFDLIERAIALKGQFSQFIVKNSSIEGYLHFTQPGFPIQMRFAYEVSVAVVQFNQLVAEVLHLYNDDELINQSSLRFLEHHFPEACYFMRKLSFYAPTIQYPPCSLIKPTVRE
- a CDS encoding ABC transporter ATP-binding protein, producing the protein MKAIEVQSLTKYYKKSKGIEDVSFHVDKGEIFGFIGPNGAGKSTTIRTLLNFIHPTSGSGKIFDLDIVTDTRAIKKLVGYLPSEVHYYDDMKAMDLLKYSAKFYEYENEKRIDELANILQLELNRKIEDLSFGNRKKVGIIQALLHEPKLLILDEPTGGLDPLIQKLFFELLQAEREKGTSIFFSSHILSEVQKVCDRVGIIKEGKLVKVENIETLMKSSLKNITVHVEGNPEFPLEGVIQKEQMKDEIILTYNGDLTVLFNYLSSIEVKDILIEEPSLEEVFIHYYE